TCTCCTGCTCGAAGTCGGAGATATCCTCGACGAACAGATCATCGGGCAGATTGAGGCGGCTCACCCTGGGATCGTCCCGGTCAAATCCGCACTTGAAGTCACAGGCCACGGGCGACAGGCGTCCGGGCGAATCAACGGTCATGCGGATCGGATTCAGCTCCAGAGTCGTCATGCCGTGATGATGGAACAGATCCCACAGCTTGGGCAGGTTCTGCACCAGCGGCGAAACGATCTCCCTGGGGGCGCCGAGGTCGGACAGGGCGTTGGCGATGACAAACGCCTTCAGCCCGGTCAGGGCGTCGAAAGGAACCTCGATGATCTGACTGCTGTCCAGCTCCTCGATATCCATGCCGCCGTGATGGGTGATGGTTATGGTGGGCGCCCGGAATTTGGTCGAGTCGGAAATCGAGAAATAGACCTCGTAGTCGGCGGGAACCGCGCCCTCGAAAGTCACGCCTTGCGCCTTGTAAGTCATTTTGCCGACTTTGTGCGTGACGAAATAAAGACGTTCTTTCTCGGCCATGGCGGTCTTGATGTCCTTGGCGCGGCCGATCAGTCCGGCCTTGCCTTTTTTGCCGATGCCGCCCCTGAAAATGGGTTTAACAAAGACCGAGCCGCACTTTTCGATGAGGTCTTTGATCGCGCTTTCGCTTGCCTCCGGCCCTAGAATCGTGGACGCCGGGAAATCCACCAGCTTCAACATCCTGGCGCCGTAAAGCATACCCGTTACCTGCATCTCTTTCCCCTACCCTCTGATTAATACTCTTGCGGCAGCGCCTTCAAATCGGCCCAACTGTAAACAGGCCCTTTCATGCAAACGTAATCCTTGCCGATGTTGCAGCGTCCGCATTTTCCGATGCCGCATTTCATCTTGTTCTCGACGGTGGTGTATATCCGGTCGTCGGCGAATCCCAGTTGCTGAAGGTTCTTGATGACGAACTTGATCATCATCGGCGGGCCGCAGGTAATGGCGATGGTGTTGTCCGGCGACGGCTTTTTGTCCAGCAGGTTGGAGGGAACAAAACCGACGTATTCCTCCCATCCCGGCTCCTCGGCGTCCACCGAGAGTTGAATGTTCACCTCGCCGCGCAGTTCCTCGATCTCGTCCCGATAGAGGATGTCGCCGGATGTCCTGCCGCCGTAAAAAAGCGTCAGATCGCCGAAGTCCTTTTTATTGGCGTGGGTGGTCTGAAGAATCGGCCACACCGGCGCCAGTCCGCAGCCGCCGCCGATAATGATGATGTTCTTGCCTTTCCAGTCGTCAATCGGGAAGCAGTTGCCCAGCGGCCCCCGCAAACCG
This is a stretch of genomic DNA from Rhodospirillales bacterium RIFCSPLOWO2_02_FULL_58_16. It encodes these proteins:
- a CDS encoding heterodisulfide reductase subunit F, with amino-acid sequence MLNNIYLPKMARIVRVKQETGGPRPIKSFRTEFVNGDGFDHLPGQCAMISVFGKGEAMISISSAPHLKDYKQFSIVKTGRVTTALHGMREGDIIGLRGPLGNCFPIDDWKGKNIIIIGGGCGLAPVWPILQTTHANKKDFGDLTLFYGGRTSGDILYRDEIEELRGEVNIQLSVDAEEPGWEEYVGFVPSNLLDKKPSPDNTIAITCGPPMMIKFVIKNLQQLGFADDRIYTTVENKMKCGIGKCGRCNIGKDYVCMKGPVYSWADLKALPQEY
- a CDS encoding carboxylate--amine ligase, with the protein product MQVTGMLYGARMLKLVDFPASTILGPEASESAIKDLIEKCGSVFVKPIFRGGIGKKGKAGLIGRAKDIKTAMAEKERLYFVTHKVGKMTYKAQGVTFEGAVPADYEVYFSISDSTKFRAPTITITHHGGMDIEELDSSQIIEVPFDALTGLKAFVIANALSDLGAPREIVSPLVQNLPKLWDLFHHHGMTTLELNPIRMTVDSPGRLSPVACDFKCGFDRDDPRVSRLNLPDDLFVEDISDFEQEINQLRTYQGQSDVYVINDKGTILAPTFGGGANSLVTEGLGDDAIISSDFGGNPPYEKMREVMKICLKHWLAQTNVLFVIGGKSNNTDIFETFRAMADALREHFNEKGPSPIYVVIGRGGVNLVRGMGAFKDVLESLGLPYRIFGHDSAMSDVVRYSQAVDKWMKKGGRAEIAAKLGISNGGKL